Proteins from one Pseudarthrobacter sp. BIM B-2242 genomic window:
- the xdhC gene encoding xanthine dehydrogenase accessory protein XdhC, whose translation MDWLDALQHLRSAGLPAVLATVSGVRGHAPREAGAKMVVGAEATWGSIGGGNLEATVVDQARDMMARGITAPCTTEFALNEHAPTEHGRQCCGGKVTVLLEPFLSLPTVAIFGVGHVGYELGRILSRMPMTLYLVDSRGEQLDAARLADVTSGLADVRPVHTPVPDSFLGDLPPGAHVFIMSHDHAEDFMLCHAALRRGDLGRVGLIGSRAKWLRFRQKLAAEGFAEAEIDRIQCPIGLPEVRGKAPAVIAVSAAADLLAALPSAGPQPSASASASASPSASEHL comes from the coding sequence ATGGACTGGCTGGATGCGTTGCAGCACTTGAGGTCCGCGGGTCTGCCCGCGGTCCTGGCCACCGTGTCGGGGGTGCGCGGCCATGCGCCGCGTGAGGCGGGCGCCAAGATGGTGGTCGGGGCTGAAGCCACCTGGGGCAGCATTGGCGGCGGCAATCTCGAGGCCACCGTAGTGGACCAGGCCCGGGACATGATGGCGCGGGGCATCACCGCGCCCTGCACCACCGAGTTCGCGCTCAACGAGCACGCGCCCACAGAGCACGGCCGGCAGTGCTGCGGCGGGAAGGTCACTGTGCTGCTGGAACCTTTCCTGTCGCTTCCCACAGTGGCGATTTTCGGCGTCGGCCATGTTGGTTACGAACTCGGCCGCATCCTCTCGAGAATGCCCATGACCCTTTACCTGGTGGACAGCCGCGGGGAACAGCTCGATGCCGCGAGGCTGGCCGACGTGACCTCCGGGTTAGCGGACGTGCGCCCGGTGCACACCCCGGTTCCCGACTCGTTCCTCGGCGACCTGCCTCCCGGCGCCCATGTGTTCATCATGAGCCACGACCACGCCGAGGACTTCATGCTCTGCCACGCAGCGCTGCGCCGGGGAGACCTGGGACGCGTGGGACTGATCGGTTCGCGGGCCAAGTGGCTGCGGTTCCGGCAGAAGCTGGCCGCGGAAGGTTTCGCCGAGGCTGAGATTGACCGGATCCAGTGCCCCATAGGGCTCCCGGAAGTGCGGGGAAAGGCCCCGGCGGTCATCGCCGTGAGCGCCGCCGCAGACCTGCTCGCGGCCCTGCCGTCAGCCGGCCCGCAACCCAGCGCCTCGGCCAGCGCCTCAGCCAGCCCGTCAGCCAGCGAACACCTATGA
- the pucL gene encoding factor-independent urate hydroxylase: MSSNIILGPNQYGKAEVRVVKITRDTRRHEIEDLNVTSQLRGDFEAAHLEGDNAHVVATDTQKNTIFAFARDGVGSPEAFLLRLGEHFTSSFDWVTGGRWEAESYSWDRIQAHGSGHHHSFVRNGQEVRTAVLVRDGAGTHLIAGLKDLTVLKTTQSGFVGYDKDKYTTLPETTDRILATDVSARWRFRTTTDFSTLDFNKSYADIKALLLEAFTEKYSHALQQTLFDMGSKVLEAHQELDEIRFSMPNKHHFLVDLSPFGLDNPNEVFFAADRPYGLIEATVQRDDAVPAETAWSGIAGFC; this comes from the coding sequence ATGAGCAGCAACATCATCCTCGGCCCGAACCAGTATGGAAAAGCCGAAGTCCGGGTCGTCAAGATCACCCGCGACACCCGCCGCCACGAGATCGAGGACCTGAATGTCACCTCCCAACTGCGCGGGGACTTCGAGGCCGCCCACCTTGAGGGCGACAACGCCCACGTGGTGGCCACGGACACCCAGAAAAACACCATTTTCGCTTTCGCCCGTGACGGCGTCGGCTCCCCCGAGGCGTTCCTGCTGCGGCTCGGAGAGCACTTCACGTCCAGTTTCGACTGGGTCACCGGCGGCCGTTGGGAAGCCGAGTCCTACAGCTGGGACCGCATCCAGGCCCACGGCTCCGGGCACCACCACTCGTTTGTGCGCAACGGCCAGGAAGTCCGCACCGCCGTCCTGGTGCGCGACGGCGCCGGCACCCACCTCATCGCCGGGCTGAAGGACCTCACGGTCCTCAAAACCACCCAGTCTGGCTTTGTGGGCTACGACAAGGACAAATACACCACGCTCCCGGAAACCACGGACCGCATCCTGGCCACCGATGTTTCAGCGCGCTGGCGCTTCAGGACCACGACTGACTTCAGCACGCTGGACTTCAACAAGAGTTACGCCGACATCAAGGCCCTCCTGCTCGAAGCCTTCACGGAGAAATACTCCCACGCCCTGCAGCAGACCCTGTTCGATATGGGCAGCAAGGTCCTGGAAGCCCACCAGGAGCTCGACGAGATCAGGTTCTCGATGCCCAACAAGCACCACTTCCTGGTGGACCTTTCGCCGTTCGGCCTCGATAACCCCAACGAGGTCTTCTTCGCGGCAGACCGGCCCTACGGACTGATCGAAGCCACGGTCCAGCGCGACGACGCTGTCCCTGCTGAGACGGCCTGGTCCGGCATCGCCGGGTTCTGCTAG